In a genomic window of Dyadobacter fermentans DSM 18053:
- a CDS encoding type II toxin-antitoxin system HigB family toxin: MRIYTRGTLRTFWDHHPDARPALEFWHDAVEKNSFQNPNEVIRFFKNADTVGNSRIVFNITHNKYRLIAKFEYERQLVFVRFIGSHKEYDKITDIKNI; encoded by the coding sequence ATGAGGATATACACACGCGGCACACTACGAACATTTTGGGACCATCATCCGGACGCGAGGCCGGCGCTGGAATTTTGGCATGACGCTGTCGAGAAAAACAGCTTCCAAAACCCTAACGAAGTGATCCGGTTTTTCAAGAATGCCGATACAGTCGGAAACAGTCGGATTGTGTTTAATATCACTCATAACAAGTACAGGCTGATCGCGAAATTTGAATACGAAAGGCAACTGGTTTTTGTGAGGTTCATAGGAAGCCACAAGGAGTACGACAAGATAACAGACATTAAGAATATCTAG
- the aat gene encoding leucyl/phenylalanyl-tRNA--protein transferase: protein MSAISTDDLLNGYINGIFPMAEADGTIYWYSPNPRAVIPIDTYKPSKSLRPVINKKHFDIRIDTDFEGVMRGCALPRASEPGTWISEEIIASYTALHELGYAHSVEAWREGRLVGGLYGVSINGVFFGESMFTIESNASKVAFHYLIQILKMNRFALLDTQFINDNVLRYGAIEVPRDEYLDQLHKALKLRRRFNGAVLSEL from the coding sequence ATGTCTGCAATCAGTACCGACGACCTCCTCAACGGCTATATCAACGGCATATTCCCGATGGCCGAGGCCGATGGTACTATTTATTGGTACTCGCCCAATCCGCGGGCAGTTATTCCTATCGACACTTACAAACCATCCAAATCACTCCGGCCGGTAATCAATAAAAAGCATTTCGACATCCGAATCGACACGGATTTCGAGGGCGTCATGCGCGGATGTGCGCTCCCTCGGGCGAGCGAGCCGGGGACGTGGATTTCGGAGGAAATCATTGCTTCCTACACCGCATTGCATGAGCTCGGTTATGCGCATAGCGTGGAGGCATGGCGCGAGGGCCGGCTTGTGGGTGGATTGTATGGGGTTTCCATTAATGGGGTGTTTTTTGGTGAATCAATGTTTACGATCGAGAGTAATGCGTCGAAAGTCGCATTTCACTATTTAATACAGATCTTGAAAATGAACCGGTTTGCCTTGCTGGACACGCAGTTTATTAACGATAATGTGCTTCGTTACGGCGCCATCGAGGTCCCGCGGGACGAATATCTCGACCAGCTTCACAAAGCATTAAAGCTCAGGAGGAGGTTCAACGGTGCTGTTTTAAGCGAATTATAA
- a CDS encoding helix-turn-helix domain-containing protein — protein sequence MKALAINIDEITIKPITSQADFEEAGKVIEALMDADLLENETERKKALDILEAITVLAIDYEKKHYPMPKPDPIEAIKERMEQLHLSRKDVAPYFGGENRVSEVLNKKRSLTIKMIREISKNLGIPAETLLAAS from the coding sequence ATGAAAGCATTAGCAATCAATATAGATGAGATCACCATCAAGCCGATCACCAGCCAGGCCGATTTCGAGGAAGCCGGAAAAGTGATTGAGGCACTGATGGACGCCGATCTGCTGGAAAACGAGACGGAACGTAAAAAGGCCCTGGATATCCTGGAAGCCATCACAGTTCTGGCGATCGATTATGAGAAAAAGCATTATCCAATGCCGAAACCCGATCCGATCGAAGCGATTAAGGAGCGCATGGAGCAGTTGCATTTGAGCAGGAAAGACGTTGCTCCGTACTTCGGTGGTGAAAACAGGGTTTCAGAAGTATTGAATAAAAAACGAAGCCTGACGATCAAGATGATCAGGGAAATCAGTAAGAATCTGGGCATACCGGCAGAAACACTGCTGGCAGCCAGCTGA
- a CDS encoding GNAT family N-acetyltransferase: MKNTEVVGSKFIVQTANENHLHYAEQICAEMEESAKKRGTGIAKRSPVYIMEKMVEGKAIIATTDTGEWVGFCYIETWEHGKFVANSGLIVHPDFRNSGMAKAIKMKAFELSRQKYPDAKIIGITTSLPVMKINSDLGYEPVTFSELPADDAFWKGCASCVNYDVLTRTNRKHCLCTGMMYDPEDKKNTASTATTSGTEHESHTWDFLKESSLYERWMRIKQRILLRREERAKKKNAGAVLVH; encoded by the coding sequence ATGAAAAATACCGAAGTAGTGGGCAGTAAGTTTATCGTACAGACTGCCAATGAAAATCATCTCCATTACGCCGAACAAATCTGCGCGGAAATGGAGGAGAGCGCCAAAAAGCGTGGTACCGGTATAGCCAAACGTTCGCCAGTGTATATTATGGAGAAAATGGTGGAAGGAAAAGCCATCATTGCCACCACGGACACAGGCGAATGGGTAGGGTTTTGTTACATCGAAACCTGGGAGCATGGAAAATTCGTGGCGAATTCGGGGCTGATCGTTCATCCCGACTTCCGCAACAGCGGCATGGCGAAAGCTATTAAAATGAAAGCATTCGAACTGTCGCGGCAAAAATATCCCGATGCCAAAATTATCGGTATCACGACGAGCCTTCCGGTGATGAAAATCAACTCGGACCTGGGCTACGAGCCTGTTACATTCAGCGAACTGCCCGCCGACGACGCATTCTGGAAAGGCTGCGCGAGCTGCGTGAATTACGACGTACTCACCCGGACCAACAGAAAGCATTGCCTTTGCACAGGTATGATGTACGATCCGGAAGATAAGAAAAACACGGCGAGCACCGCTACTACCAGCGGTACTGAGCACGAAAGCCATACCTGGGATTTTTTGAAGGAATCGAGCCTTTACGAGCGCTGGATGCGCATTAAGCAACGCATTTTGCTGCGAAGGGAAGAACGCGCCAAAAAGAAAAACGCCGGGGCCGTGCTGGTACACTAA